In one Cellulomonas sp. JZ18 genomic region, the following are encoded:
- a CDS encoding aldo/keto reductase, which yields MTAAHVPGGAGWMRPLPGTGLTVSAVALGGGPLGSMPELFGVDVSPERGIDTVRAALHSDIRFIDTSNGYSGGESERRIGAALTAAGGVPADVVVATKVDPEGSDYSGERVRRSVEESRARLGMDHLPLVHLHDPEFHEFDDLTAPGGAVEALVELRESGAVGTIGLAGGRVQEIARYLALGVFDVLLVHNRWTLLDRSAGPLLEEAQARGMGILNAAVYGGGILAHQGPDGPTTYGYRPAPEPVLAAADAMRRVCAEHGTDIGTAALQFSLRDERFASTIVGMSRPERVAQTLAAAAAPLPDALFEELETLLPPSATWLDAPFES from the coding sequence ATGACGGCAGCGCACGTGCCCGGCGGGGCGGGGTGGATGCGACCCCTGCCCGGCACCGGGCTCACCGTGAGCGCGGTGGCGCTCGGCGGTGGTCCGCTGGGGAGCATGCCGGAGCTGTTCGGCGTGGACGTCTCGCCCGAGCGCGGCATCGACACCGTGCGCGCGGCGCTGCACAGCGACATCCGGTTCATCGACACCTCGAACGGGTACTCGGGCGGGGAGAGCGAGCGGCGCATCGGCGCGGCGCTGACCGCCGCGGGCGGCGTGCCCGCGGACGTCGTGGTCGCGACGAAGGTGGACCCCGAGGGCTCCGACTACTCGGGCGAGCGCGTGCGCCGCTCGGTCGAGGAGTCGCGGGCGCGCCTGGGCATGGACCACCTGCCCCTCGTGCACCTGCACGACCCGGAGTTCCACGAGTTCGACGACCTCACGGCGCCCGGCGGCGCGGTCGAGGCGCTCGTCGAGCTGCGCGAGTCCGGCGCGGTCGGGACGATCGGGCTCGCGGGCGGCCGCGTGCAGGAGATCGCCCGGTACCTCGCGCTCGGCGTGTTCGACGTGCTGCTCGTGCACAACCGCTGGACGCTGCTCGACCGCAGCGCGGGCCCGCTGCTCGAGGAGGCGCAGGCGCGGGGCATGGGGATCCTCAACGCCGCCGTGTACGGCGGCGGCATCCTCGCGCACCAGGGACCGGACGGCCCCACGACCTACGGGTACCGGCCGGCGCCCGAGCCCGTGCTCGCCGCGGCCGACGCGATGCGGCGCGTGTGCGCGGAGCACGGCACGGACATCGGCACGGCGGCGCTGCAGTTCTCCCTGCGGGACGAGCGCTTCGCGTCGACGATCGTCGGGATGTCACGCCCGGAGCGCGTGGCGCAGACGCTGGCCGCGGCCGCCGCGCCGCTCCCGGACGCGCTGTTCGAGGAGCTGGAGACCCTCCTCCCGCCGTCCGCGACGTGGCTCGACGCCCCGTTCGAGAGCTGA
- a CDS encoding LLM class flavin-dependent oxidoreductase, with protein sequence MRIGFVASFGTAQQVVEMAEVAEQHGWDGWFTWDGVDIAGMPSWDPWALMAAAAVRTGRITLGAMVLALPRRRPWVVAKQAVTVDHLSGGRLVLPVGLGVAEDGAVAAVPAERRTLRERAELLDDDLAVLAQAFAGGPVHHEGTHLHVDGMRFDPRPLPRADGRTHVPVWPVAAFPSERSMGRAVRWDGVVPQLRGAPPEQEMTAADVEAVVGWVRAHRAPDAGPFDVVVQGVLPDDPVAARDRVQELAGAGATWFVDSRWDPATATPDALLARLRQGPPSS encoded by the coding sequence GTGCGGATCGGTTTCGTGGCGAGCTTCGGGACGGCGCAGCAGGTCGTCGAGATGGCGGAGGTGGCCGAGCAGCACGGGTGGGACGGCTGGTTCACGTGGGACGGCGTCGACATCGCCGGCATGCCGTCCTGGGACCCGTGGGCGCTCATGGCCGCCGCCGCGGTGCGCACAGGCCGCATCACGCTGGGTGCGATGGTCCTCGCGCTGCCCCGGCGCCGGCCGTGGGTCGTGGCGAAGCAGGCGGTGACGGTGGACCACCTGTCCGGCGGGCGGCTCGTGCTGCCGGTGGGGCTGGGCGTCGCGGAGGACGGCGCGGTCGCCGCGGTGCCGGCCGAGCGCCGCACGCTGCGCGAGCGCGCCGAGCTGCTCGACGACGACCTCGCGGTGCTCGCGCAGGCGTTCGCCGGCGGTCCCGTGCACCACGAGGGCACGCACCTGCACGTGGACGGCATGCGGTTCGACCCGCGTCCGCTGCCGCGTGCCGACGGGCGCACGCACGTGCCCGTGTGGCCGGTGGCGGCGTTCCCGAGCGAGCGCTCGATGGGCCGCGCCGTCCGCTGGGACGGCGTGGTCCCGCAGCTGCGCGGTGCCCCGCCGGAGCAGGAGATGACCGCGGCCGACGTCGAGGCCGTCGTCGGGTGGGTCCGGGCGCACCGCGCACCCGACGCGGGGCCGTTCGACGTGGTCGTCCAGGGCGTGCTGCCCGACGACCCCGTCGCCGCGCGGGACCGCGTGCAGGAGCTCGCCGGGGCCGGTGCGACGTGGTTCGTCGACTCGCGGTGGGACCCGGCGACGGCGACGCCGGACGCGCTGCTGGCGCGCCTGCGGCAGGGCCCGCCGTCCTCGTGA
- a CDS encoding lysylphosphatidylglycerol synthase transmembrane domain-containing protein, with the protein MSRPPTSAPYGAVGSPQDPGPGTQHDAPAGGTAAPGGGPGHGGTTPATGEVRAVRPPVDVVDVPAARVHHPSDLLGVVLFSVLAVLVVVMATYAQNTTTGVAEDVQGFATLLRRILFVPVSFLEGVTTVLVPIAVLTELAVRRLGRQLIEGLAAAASAIAVTAALHWAFVTFGSDHVVAGLSVRLSGEWQLTLPGYVAMLAALLTVSGPRSRRRSVAWSWNLLWVTIGVVLITAGVSLPGVALALLVGRVAGLTMRYAFGVTPERAYGPALVGAVRRAGFSPTAVLRVPDAVLQAERDPAVVEAVAALPPATPAQCALARSSGDRLYTLVTDDGRRLDLLAFDGDRQVVGMLTRLWRSLRLRGIEGRSAISLRQATERAALLAYAAEAAGVRVPRLLRIAEAEDSMFLVQERPGDAVPLSDLEPEDVDDDVLHAIWAQLALAHRGGLAHRALTSDVILLERTPDGPRVWLDAWGQGDVASSELARRLDTTQLVALLALRVGARRAVESAAAVLPEADIEAIGPLLQTVTLPRRTREEMRAHREVLADLRSALVARLPEADVQPEQLVRFGARTIFTILITVVAVFVVLGAVNVAEIGEVLGRSDWRFSILAFALGLLTLLGAALTFVAFSPVRLSVWRATLVQTAATFVALAAPAGIGPAALNLRMLTRRGVSGSLAAATVALVQVSQFITTLLVLLVLTVTSGVSSPSTLSVSPAMLVALAVVAAAVGVALLFPGVRAWAQRTVGPTVRQTLPRLIEVVGQPWRLALAVGGNVLMTMGYVLAFEAALAALGQEVGLVQTALVYLTGNTAGSVVPTPGGLGTVDLALSVGLTTIAGVNAGVATTVALLFRLLTFWLRIPLGWAAMRYLSRQGEL; encoded by the coding sequence ACGGCGGGACGACCCCGGCCACGGGCGAGGTCCGGGCCGTCCGTCCGCCGGTCGACGTCGTCGACGTGCCGGCGGCCCGGGTGCACCACCCCAGCGACCTGCTGGGCGTCGTGCTCTTCTCGGTGCTCGCGGTGCTCGTCGTGGTCATGGCGACGTACGCGCAGAACACCACGACGGGCGTCGCCGAGGACGTCCAGGGCTTCGCCACCCTCCTGCGGCGCATCCTGTTCGTGCCGGTGTCGTTCCTCGAGGGGGTCACCACCGTCCTCGTGCCGATCGCGGTGCTCACCGAGCTCGCGGTGCGCCGGCTCGGACGCCAGCTCATCGAGGGGCTCGCCGCCGCCGCGTCCGCGATCGCCGTCACGGCCGCGCTGCACTGGGCGTTCGTGACCTTCGGCTCGGACCACGTGGTCGCGGGCCTGTCGGTGCGGCTCTCCGGGGAGTGGCAGCTCACGCTGCCCGGGTACGTCGCGATGCTCGCCGCGCTGCTCACGGTGAGCGGCCCGCGCAGCCGCCGGCGCAGCGTGGCGTGGTCGTGGAACCTGCTCTGGGTCACGATCGGCGTCGTCCTCATCACGGCGGGCGTCTCGCTGCCCGGCGTCGCGCTCGCGCTGCTGGTCGGGCGGGTCGCGGGACTGACCATGCGGTACGCGTTCGGCGTCACGCCCGAGCGCGCGTACGGTCCCGCGCTCGTCGGCGCGGTCCGCCGCGCCGGCTTCTCCCCCACGGCCGTCCTGCGCGTGCCCGACGCGGTGCTGCAGGCCGAGCGCGACCCCGCGGTCGTCGAGGCCGTGGCCGCCCTGCCCCCGGCGACCCCGGCCCAGTGCGCGCTCGCCCGCTCCTCCGGCGACCGCCTGTACACGCTCGTCACGGACGACGGCCGGCGTCTGGACCTGCTCGCCTTCGACGGCGACCGGCAGGTCGTCGGCATGCTGACGCGGCTGTGGCGCAGCCTGCGCCTGCGCGGCATCGAGGGCCGGTCGGCCATCTCCCTGCGCCAGGCGACGGAGCGGGCGGCGCTGCTCGCCTACGCGGCGGAGGCGGCGGGCGTGCGGGTGCCGCGGCTGCTGCGCATCGCCGAGGCCGAGGACTCGATGTTCCTCGTCCAGGAGCGCCCGGGCGACGCGGTGCCGCTGTCGGACCTCGAGCCCGAGGACGTCGACGACGACGTGCTGCACGCGATCTGGGCGCAGCTCGCGCTCGCGCACCGCGGCGGCCTCGCGCACCGGGCGCTCACGTCCGACGTGATCCTCCTCGAGCGCACCCCCGACGGCCCGCGCGTCTGGCTCGACGCCTGGGGCCAGGGCGACGTCGCCTCGTCCGAGCTCGCGCGCCGGCTCGACACCACGCAGCTCGTCGCGCTCCTGGCGCTGCGCGTCGGCGCCCGCCGCGCCGTGGAGTCCGCCGCCGCGGTCCTGCCCGAGGCGGACATCGAGGCCATCGGGCCGCTGCTGCAGACCGTGACGCTCCCGCGCCGCACGCGCGAGGAGATGCGGGCGCACCGCGAGGTGCTCGCCGACCTGCGCTCGGCGCTCGTCGCCCGGCTGCCCGAGGCCGACGTGCAGCCCGAGCAGCTCGTCCGGTTCGGCGCGCGCACGATCTTCACGATCCTCATCACGGTCGTCGCCGTCTTCGTCGTCCTCGGGGCCGTCAACGTCGCCGAGATCGGCGAGGTGCTGGGCCGGAGCGACTGGCGCTTCAGCATCCTCGCCTTCGCGCTCGGGCTGCTGACGCTGCTCGGCGCCGCGCTCACGTTCGTCGCGTTCTCGCCGGTCCGCCTCTCGGTGTGGCGGGCGACGCTGGTGCAGACGGCGGCCACGTTCGTCGCGCTCGCCGCACCCGCCGGCATCGGGCCCGCCGCGCTCAACCTGCGGATGCTGACCCGGCGCGGCGTCTCGGGCTCGCTCGCTGCGGCGACGGTCGCGCTCGTGCAGGTCAGCCAGTTCATCACCACGCTGCTCGTGCTGCTGGTGCTCACCGTCACCTCGGGCGTCAGCTCGCCGTCGACGCTGTCGGTCTCGCCCGCGATGCTCGTCGCCCTCGCGGTCGTCGCGGCGGCCGTGGGCGTCGCCCTGCTGTTCCCGGGCGTGCGCGCGTGGGCGCAGCGCACGGTCGGGCCGACGGTGCGCCAGACGCTGCCGCGGCTCATCGAGGTGGTGGGGCAGCCGTGGCGGCTGGCCCTCGCGGTCGGCGGCAACGTGCTCATGACGATGGGCTACGTGCTCGCGTTCGAAGCGGCGCTGGCGGCGCTCGGCCAGGAGGTCGGGCTCGTGCAGACCGCGCTCGTGTACCTCACGGGCAACACCGCGGGATCGGTGGTGCCGACCCCCGGCGGCCTCGGCACGGTCGACCTCGCGCTGAGCGTGGGCCTGACGACGATCGCCGGCGTCAACGCCGGTGTCGCCACCACCGTCGCCCTGCTGTTCCGCCTGCTCACGTTCTGGCTGCGCATCCCGCTGGGGTGGGCGGCGATGCGCTACCTGTCACGGCAGGGTGAGCTCTGA
- a CDS encoding GNAT family N-acetyltransferase translates to MDAGGTPGGPARREPPPDVVELLQPGDRTAAAAVLAAALADDPGYTHLFPVASRRERELREVYRMTLADGMRYGRVLVTKLGTEVTGVLALYPPAAYPMSLRRWLRQAGRLARIALFTREHSGGIIRFGELTSQGVPADCWYVEAFGVRPDLQRAGRGSLLLRRFLDEVDRAAVPSYLETTNPDNVGYYHHRGYTDVHEPVALAPDGPFIYPMTRPAARTADAPG, encoded by the coding sequence ATGGACGCAGGGGGGACGCCGGGAGGCCCGGCACGTCGAGAGCCACCGCCGGACGTCGTCGAGCTGCTCCAGCCCGGTGACCGGACGGCGGCGGCGGCCGTCCTGGCCGCGGCCCTCGCCGACGACCCCGGCTACACGCACCTGTTCCCGGTGGCGTCCCGGCGCGAGCGCGAGCTGCGCGAGGTGTACCGGATGACCCTCGCCGACGGCATGCGGTACGGGCGCGTGCTCGTGACGAAGCTCGGTACCGAGGTCACCGGCGTGCTCGCGCTCTACCCGCCCGCCGCGTACCCCATGTCCCTGCGGCGCTGGCTGCGCCAGGCCGGACGGCTCGCCCGCATCGCGCTGTTCACGCGCGAGCACAGCGGCGGCATCATCCGGTTCGGGGAGCTCACCTCCCAGGGCGTCCCCGCCGACTGCTGGTACGTCGAGGCCTTCGGCGTCCGGCCCGACCTGCAGCGCGCGGGGCGCGGGTCGCTCCTGCTGCGCCGGTTCCTCGACGAGGTCGACCGCGCCGCCGTGCCGTCCTACCTCGAGACGACCAACCCCGACAACGTCGGGTACTACCACCACCGCGGGTACACCGACGTGCACGAGCCGGTCGCCCTCGCCCCGGACGGGCCGTTCATCTACCCGATGACGCGGCCCGCGGCCCGCACGGCGGACGCCCCGGGCTGA
- a CDS encoding penicillin-binding transpeptidase domain-containing protein, with product MTAARTTRAGLRRTAGLRRTAWALACAVVATSAATACTPDRPDPRPAAAALAVGLETGDFGDVPFDASAPSAEQVAARRTEVVAGLGEAAAATVEVGEVVLADDEESATAPLEVTWDLPTTDEDWTWTAQARLSRDDEDAWRVAWSSALLAPDLTDTEVLQVERTAAPRGDVIGAGDAVLVQPRDVERFGIDKTRLPVEQLDAAARALAAALQIDPEGYAQRVAAAGEKAFVEAITLRVEETSVDKEALRALPGVVAVPDRLPLAPTRSFARPILGTVGQATAEIVEASEGAVVAGDLTGLSGLQRQYDAHLRGTPGVVVRAVPAAEAEGAAVRELFRTEPVPGTPLRLTLDLTLQERAESVLASVAPASAIVAIRPSTGDVLAAASGAGGEGVSTATLGQYAPGSTFKVVSALAYLRGGLTPTSGVSCPPTIDVDGRTFRNFPGYPASAQGDVPFRTAFAHSCNTAFIGARDLADQGALGDAARALGLDPAADLGFPAFLGAVPDEASGTGHAASVIGQGQVLASPLGMATVAASVAAGHGVVPRLVVDPVPGDDAAAGDDEGADAGDDASATSAPAGPATPLTADEAAALRDMMRAVVTEGGATLLADVPGEPVLAKTGTAQFGTDADLRNHAWMIAVQGDLAVAVFVAEGDYGSTTAGPLLRSFLAG from the coding sequence GTGACGGCTGCCAGGACGACCCGGGCGGGTCTGCGACGCACGGCGGGTCTGCGACGCACGGCGTGGGCCCTCGCGTGCGCGGTGGTCGCGACGTCCGCCGCGACGGCGTGCACGCCGGACCGGCCCGACCCGCGGCCCGCCGCGGCGGCGCTGGCCGTCGGGCTCGAGACCGGCGACTTCGGCGACGTGCCCTTCGACGCGTCGGCGCCCTCCGCCGAGCAGGTCGCCGCCCGGCGCACCGAGGTCGTCGCAGGGCTGGGCGAGGCCGCCGCGGCGACCGTCGAGGTCGGGGAGGTCGTGCTCGCCGACGACGAGGAGAGCGCCACCGCACCGCTCGAGGTCACGTGGGACCTGCCCACGACCGACGAGGACTGGACGTGGACGGCGCAGGCGCGGCTGTCCCGCGACGACGAGGACGCCTGGCGCGTGGCGTGGTCGTCCGCGCTGCTGGCGCCGGACCTCACCGACACCGAGGTGCTGCAGGTCGAGCGCACGGCCGCCCCGCGTGGTGACGTGATCGGCGCGGGCGACGCGGTGCTGGTCCAGCCGCGCGACGTCGAGCGGTTCGGCATCGACAAGACCCGGCTGCCCGTCGAGCAGCTCGACGCCGCGGCGCGCGCCCTGGCCGCGGCCCTGCAGATCGACCCGGAGGGGTACGCCCAGCGCGTCGCGGCCGCCGGCGAGAAGGCGTTCGTGGAGGCCATCACCCTGCGCGTCGAGGAAACGTCGGTCGACAAGGAGGCGCTGCGGGCGCTGCCCGGCGTCGTCGCCGTGCCGGACCGCCTGCCGCTCGCACCGACGCGCTCGTTCGCCCGCCCGATCCTCGGCACCGTGGGCCAGGCCACCGCGGAGATCGTCGAGGCGTCCGAGGGTGCCGTCGTCGCGGGCGACCTGACCGGGCTCTCGGGGCTGCAGCGTCAGTACGACGCCCACCTGCGGGGGACGCCGGGCGTCGTCGTGCGTGCCGTGCCCGCCGCGGAGGCGGAGGGCGCCGCCGTGCGCGAGCTGTTCCGCACCGAGCCGGTGCCGGGCACGCCGCTGCGCCTCACGCTCGACCTCACGCTGCAGGAGCGCGCCGAGTCCGTGCTCGCCTCCGTGGCGCCCGCCTCGGCGATCGTGGCGATCCGGCCCTCCACCGGGGACGTGCTGGCGGCCGCGAGCGGCGCCGGCGGCGAGGGCGTGTCCACCGCGACGCTGGGGCAGTACGCGCCCGGGTCGACGTTCAAGGTGGTCAGCGCGCTCGCGTACCTGCGCGGCGGCCTCACGCCCACGTCCGGCGTCTCGTGCCCGCCGACGATCGACGTCGATGGGCGCACGTTCCGCAACTTCCCGGGCTACCCGGCCTCCGCGCAGGGCGACGTGCCGTTCCGCACCGCGTTCGCGCACTCGTGCAACACCGCGTTCATCGGCGCGCGCGACCTGGCCGACCAGGGCGCGCTGGGCGACGCCGCGCGCGCGCTCGGCCTCGACCCCGCGGCGGACCTCGGGTTCCCGGCCTTCCTGGGCGCGGTGCCGGACGAGGCGTCGGGCACGGGGCACGCGGCCTCCGTCATCGGCCAGGGGCAGGTGCTCGCCTCCCCGCTCGGCATGGCCACGGTCGCGGCGTCGGTGGCCGCGGGTCACGGTGTGGTCCCGCGGCTCGTCGTCGACCCCGTGCCGGGCGACGACGCGGCCGCCGGCGACGACGAGGGCGCGGACGCGGGCGACGACGCGTCCGCCACGAGCGCCCCCGCCGGCCCGGCGACGCCGCTCACGGCGGACGAGGCGGCCGCGCTGCGCGACATGATGCGGGCGGTCGTCACCGAGGGCGGTGCCACGCTCCTCGCGGACGTGCCGGGCGAGCCGGTCCTCGCCAAGACGGGCACCGCGCAGTTCGGCACCGACGCCGACCTGCGCAACCACGCGTGGATGATCGCCGTGCAGGGCGACCTCGCCGTCGCGGTGTTCGTGGCCGAGGGGGACTACGGTTCGACGACGGCGGGTCCGCTGCTGCGGTCCTTCCTGGCCGGCTGA
- a CDS encoding 1-acyl-sn-glycerol-3-phosphate acyltransferase: MSRDAPGVRAALARAFWRLSRWRLRTERVPRDGAGVLIGAPHTSNWDFVLMLAIAWEAGLTIRWLGKHTLFAGPAGPLMRALGGIPVDRRDPAGLVDEVVGRIRAGERFYLVVTPEGTRSGAGWKSGFYRIARATDLPVTLGYVDRTTMTTGLGPTLRLTGDVRADMDVIRAFYADKAGVVPSRRTEPRLRDEGTDDTGPVAR, translated from the coding sequence GTGAGCCGGGACGCGCCCGGCGTGCGGGCGGCGCTCGCGCGGGCCTTCTGGCGGCTGAGCCGCTGGCGCCTGCGGACGGAGCGCGTCCCGCGGGACGGGGCCGGTGTGCTGATCGGCGCCCCGCACACGTCCAACTGGGACTTCGTGCTGATGCTCGCGATCGCGTGGGAGGCCGGCCTGACGATCCGCTGGCTGGGCAAGCACACGCTGTTCGCCGGTCCCGCCGGTCCGCTCATGCGTGCCCTCGGCGGCATCCCCGTGGACCGGCGCGACCCCGCGGGCCTGGTGGACGAGGTGGTGGGCCGCATCCGTGCGGGTGAGCGGTTCTACCTCGTGGTGACGCCCGAGGGCACGCGGTCGGGTGCGGGCTGGAAGTCCGGCTTCTACCGCATCGCCCGCGCGACGGACCTGCCGGTGACGCTCGGCTACGTCGACCGCACGACGATGACGACGGGCCTCGGCCCCACGCTGCGGCTCACCGGTGACGTCCGTGCCGACATGGACGTCATCCGCGCGTTCTACGCGGACAAGGCGGGGGTGGTGCCGTCGCGTCGCACCGAGCCGCGGCTGCGGGACGAGGGCACCGACGACACGGGGCCCGTGGCCCGCTGA
- a CDS encoding SpoIIE family protein phosphatase translates to MTDEASATPHAPGSPASVPLDVSVPLDLDACAAEPIRIPGSVQPHGVLLAVTEPGLEVRHVSRNVEQLVGRAPEDVVGADLGSVLGADAVDAVRQHVRTFGDLRARNPVGVDVLGVEGPVRMDAVLHRVAVGDGTLLVVELEPAYGPRPFSFPNTYQAVRGAIEELNRARTLEELYDVAAREVRALTGFDRVMVYRFDPEYNGEVVAEAKRDDLNSFLGLHYPASDIPPQARQLYETNWVRLIADVGYTPSPVEPPFDPATGEPLDMTHAVLRSVSPVHVEYLGNMGVQASMSISLLRDGRLWGLVACHHYSGPLMPSYGARAAAEFLGSTLSLRLVARAEERELETELAAQSVVARILHTARDADRALADALVADPGVLALVPARGAVVRADGLVTTAGEVPADVGPLLDWAARRPDPVTAVTALADEEPALAATLPGVAGVLAVHLPDDQCVVWLRHEVVRDVYWGGDPHNAKIAREEDGRVRLSPRLSFERWREVVRGRSEPWADAHVRAVADLRTRLLEVLLLRNRWQMAAARTLQQSLLPQRLPRPPGWTLHARYEPSAGGRVGGDWYDALELPDGRIAVVVGDVAGHGVGAAAAMGQLRNALRAYVLRGQEVPEALADLDALARRTMPDDLATLVVAVVDPATGEAVVAGAGHPQPLLVDGLGRAALAEVAVDRPVGVGSGAPRATRVQVDAGGALVLYSDGLVDSRSTSLSAGIERLVGAFDAGRSGGPVDIDDVVAACRDDDSTDDLTLLVLAREPEPAHAPAVVAGAA, encoded by the coding sequence ATGACGGACGAGGCCAGTGCGACGCCGCACGCCCCCGGCTCCCCGGCCTCCGTGCCCCTCGACGTCTCCGTGCCCCTCGACCTCGACGCGTGCGCAGCGGAGCCGATCCGCATCCCCGGGTCGGTGCAGCCGCACGGCGTGCTGCTGGCCGTCACGGAGCCGGGGCTCGAGGTGCGGCACGTGTCGCGCAACGTCGAGCAGCTCGTGGGACGCGCTCCCGAGGACGTGGTCGGTGCCGACCTGGGGTCGGTCCTGGGCGCCGACGCGGTGGACGCGGTGCGTCAGCACGTGCGCACGTTCGGCGACCTGCGTGCGCGCAACCCCGTGGGTGTGGACGTGCTCGGCGTCGAGGGGCCCGTGCGGATGGACGCGGTGCTGCACCGCGTGGCGGTCGGCGACGGGACGCTGCTCGTCGTGGAGCTCGAGCCCGCGTACGGGCCGCGCCCGTTCTCGTTCCCGAACACGTACCAGGCGGTGCGCGGCGCGATCGAGGAGCTCAACCGCGCGCGCACGCTCGAGGAGCTGTACGACGTCGCGGCCCGCGAGGTCCGGGCCCTGACGGGGTTCGACCGCGTGATGGTCTACCGGTTCGACCCCGAGTACAACGGCGAGGTCGTCGCCGAGGCCAAGCGGGACGACCTCAACTCGTTCCTCGGGCTGCACTACCCCGCCTCGGACATCCCCCCGCAGGCCCGCCAGCTGTACGAGACCAACTGGGTGCGGCTGATCGCGGACGTCGGGTACACGCCGTCGCCGGTCGAGCCGCCGTTCGACCCCGCGACCGGCGAGCCGCTGGACATGACGCACGCCGTGCTGCGCAGCGTCTCCCCGGTGCACGTCGAGTACCTGGGGAACATGGGCGTGCAGGCGTCGATGTCGATCTCGCTGCTGCGGGACGGCAGGCTCTGGGGCCTCGTCGCGTGCCACCACTACAGCGGCCCGCTCATGCCGTCCTACGGCGCCCGGGCCGCCGCCGAGTTCCTGGGGTCGACGCTGTCCCTGCGGCTGGTCGCGCGGGCCGAGGAGCGCGAGCTGGAGACCGAGCTCGCGGCGCAGTCGGTGGTCGCGCGCATCCTGCACACCGCGCGCGACGCCGACCGTGCGCTCGCGGACGCCCTCGTCGCCGACCCGGGCGTGCTCGCGCTCGTGCCGGCACGGGGGGCCGTGGTGCGTGCCGACGGCCTCGTGACGACGGCCGGGGAGGTGCCGGCGGACGTGGGGCCGCTGCTCGACTGGGCGGCACGCCGTCCGGACCCGGTCACCGCCGTGACGGCGCTGGCGGACGAGGAGCCTGCGCTCGCGGCGACCCTGCCCGGGGTCGCCGGCGTGCTGGCCGTGCACCTGCCCGACGACCAGTGCGTCGTCTGGCTCCGGCACGAGGTCGTCCGCGACGTGTACTGGGGCGGCGACCCGCACAACGCGAAGATCGCCCGTGAGGAGGACGGCAGGGTCCGGCTCAGCCCGCGGCTGTCCTTCGAGCGGTGGCGCGAGGTGGTGCGCGGGCGCAGCGAGCCGTGGGCGGACGCGCACGTGCGTGCCGTGGCGGACCTGCGGACCCGCCTGCTGGAGGTGCTGCTGCTGCGCAACCGGTGGCAGATGGCGGCGGCGCGCACGCTGCAGCAGTCCCTCCTGCCGCAGCGCCTGCCGCGGCCGCCGGGCTGGACGCTGCACGCGCGGTACGAGCCGTCCGCGGGCGGCCGCGTGGGCGGCGACTGGTACGACGCGCTCGAGCTGCCCGACGGTCGCATCGCCGTGGTCGTCGGCGACGTGGCCGGCCACGGCGTGGGCGCGGCGGCGGCGATGGGCCAGCTGCGCAACGCCCTGCGCGCGTACGTGCTGCGCGGGCAGGAGGTGCCCGAGGCGCTCGCGGACCTGGACGCGCTGGCCCGCCGCACGATGCCGGACGACCTCGCGACCCTGGTCGTCGCGGTCGTGGACCCGGCGACGGGGGAGGCGGTCGTGGCGGGTGCCGGGCACCCGCAGCCGCTGCTCGTGGACGGCTTGGGCCGTGCCGCGCTCGCGGAGGTCGCGGTCGACCGGCCGGTGGGCGTGGGCTCCGGGGCGCCGCGCGCGACGCGCGTGCAGGTGGACGCCGGCGGCGCCCTCGTGCTCTACAGCGACGGGCTGGTGGACTCGCGCTCGACCTCGCTGTCGGCCGGCATCGAGCGGCTCGTCGGCGCGTTCGACGCCGGTCGCAGCGGCGGACCGGTCGACATCGACGACGTGGTGGCGGCGTGCCGCGACGACGACTCGACGGACGACCTCACCCTGCTCGTGCTGGCGCGCGAGCCGGAGCCGGCGCACGCCCCGGCGGTCGTGGCGGGCGCCGCGTGA